DNA from candidate division WOR-3 bacterium:
TCTGCAGACAAGGCGACCGATTGAGACTAATAGACTGCCGCAACGACAGCGTTCTGGTGGACACGGTACTTGGTGAAGGAGTCGCCTATCTCGAAGCGCACACCGGCGATGGCGAGAAGGTATACATCGCTCACGGTCACCAAGTTGACGTCCTCGATGCGAGCTCACTCGCTGTGCTGACGACAATCGTATGGAAGTATATGTCACATAGGGGAGACTGGCCGTCGTTTGTGTACTCCGATTCCACCGACAAGCTCTACTGGTTCGCATGCGACAATCAGAGTCGCAGCGAGCCGGAAAGCGCACTGGTGATAGACACGCGCGGCGACACCATCGTCGCCCGGCTCAGTGCGGGCGTCGAGCAGCGACCGGGATGCTTGGACCACACGGGCAGGTTCATCTTCTGCCCTGACGCGGCGTACGACAACAGCCTTGTTGTGTACGACTCACAGATTGACAGCGTCGCGGCCGTGTACTCAGGTCTGCCGGTGCCTGTGTGCGTGAAGCCGAATCCCGAGCGCGCTCAGATCTACGTTGGTTGCGACGAAGTGATACTGGTCTATCCGGATGCGCCGCCCGGGGTCCAGGAAGCGCCAAACGTCGAGGGGCGAGTGACAGGCGGCGGACCGACGGTGGTGAAGCGCGTCTTGGTGTATGCGCCTACGAGTGTTGAGGACCGACAGGCGAATGGCAAATTGCTCGATGCATCCGGCCGGAAGGCGATGAACCTCCAGTCCGGAGAGAATGACGTGCGGGCCCTTTCGCCGGGTGTCTACTTCGTGCGTACCGGGGAACTGGGAC
Protein-coding regions in this window:
- a CDS encoding T9SS type A sorting domain-containing protein, giving the protein MRLIDCRNDSVLVDTVLGEGVAYLEAHTGDGEKVYIAHGHQVDVLDASSLAVLTTIVWKYMSHRGDWPSFVYSDSTDKLYWFACDNQSRSEPESALVIDTRGDTIVARLSAGVEQRPGCLDHTGRFIFCPDAAYDNSLVVYDSQIDSVAAVYSGLPVPVCVKPNPERAQIYVGCDEVILVYPDAPPGVQEAPNVEGRVTGGGPTVVKRVLVYAPTSVEDRQANGKLLDASGRKAMNLQSGENDVRALSPGVYFVRTGELGRTRKIVITR